One genomic region from Jiangella sp. DSM 45060 encodes:
- a CDS encoding ABC transporter permease translates to MIAVIRRVLVALIVLWGVATVVFFIVRAAPGDPATAVLGPDASADQVAALRESMGLNRPLVGQYAAYLGDLVSLDLGDSHRLGRPAIDAVAERLPATVELTLAATLIAVAAGLVLGALAGRRAGSIWDRLVSTATIGLQSFPTFWVGIMFILLFALTLGVLPSAGAGTPAHLVLPAVTLALPFTAIVARLTRSSMADTLTESYILTARAKGLTERQVLTGHVLRNSLVPVVTIVALQMGALMGGAVVVENVFAWPGLGSLIVDAIGNRDYAVVQAATLVIATIVVALNLLVDLAYRAIDPRIRTGDRA, encoded by the coding sequence GTGATCGCCGTCATCCGCCGCGTCCTCGTCGCCCTGATCGTGCTGTGGGGCGTGGCCACCGTCGTGTTCTTCATCGTCCGCGCCGCCCCAGGCGATCCCGCGACGGCCGTACTCGGCCCGGATGCCAGCGCCGATCAGGTTGCCGCGCTGCGGGAGTCGATGGGCCTGAACCGTCCGCTCGTGGGTCAGTACGCCGCCTACCTCGGCGACCTGGTCAGCCTCGACCTGGGCGATTCGCACCGGCTGGGCCGGCCGGCGATCGACGCGGTGGCCGAACGGCTGCCCGCGACGGTCGAACTGACCCTCGCCGCGACGCTGATCGCGGTGGCCGCCGGGCTGGTGCTGGGTGCACTGGCCGGACGGCGGGCGGGCAGCATCTGGGACCGGCTGGTGTCGACCGCGACCATCGGCCTGCAGTCCTTCCCGACGTTCTGGGTGGGCATCATGTTCATCCTGCTCTTCGCGCTGACGCTGGGCGTCCTGCCCAGCGCGGGCGCCGGGACACCGGCGCACCTGGTGCTGCCCGCGGTGACACTGGCGCTGCCGTTCACGGCGATCGTCGCCCGGCTGACCCGGAGCAGCATGGCCGACACCCTGACCGAGTCGTACATCCTCACCGCCCGGGCCAAGGGCCTCACCGAGCGCCAGGTGCTCACCGGGCACGTGCTGCGCAACTCCCTGGTGCCGGTCGTCACGATCGTCGCCCTGCAGATGGGGGCGCTCATGGGCGGTGCGGTCGTCGTCGAGAACGTCTTCGCCTGGCCCGGTCTCGGGTCACTGATCGTCGATGCGATCGGTAACCGCGACTACGCCGTCGTGCAGGCGGCCACCCTGGTCATCGCCACCATCGTCGTCGCGCTGAACCTGCTCGTCGACCTCGCCTACCGCGCCATCGACCCGCGGATCCGGACGGGAGACCGCGCATGA
- a CDS encoding dihydrodipicolinate synthase family protein, whose product MSAHREFRSGRDLLDGVVVPLVTAMSEPGRPDAGLMDPLLERLAAAGVDALMLFGSNGEGPVLPLDAADAFATRVVARWRALAGSDGRITAAISGVGTDDAIARGRVLANTGVDAVVACPPLFFAHRPGELVAHYDALKVLRVPVIAYNNPRYTGNPITPEVLTRLLGLEHVVGVKESSGDLATLSRFVDVVAARADFGLSQGNERAMVDGLLAGAHGVTPGIANFAPSVAVATVAAVRLSRTDHAADLQSLAAELAGIHRIRPGVPTTKAVLDLLGLIPPHAAAPFLPCDDADRAAIRAHLWEHRRHLIDGDRLGGGAQPIESDGARP is encoded by the coding sequence ATGAGTGCGCACCGAGAGTTCCGCAGCGGTCGCGACCTGCTGGACGGCGTCGTGGTCCCGCTGGTGACGGCGATGTCCGAGCCGGGCCGCCCGGACGCCGGCCTGATGGACCCGCTGCTCGAGCGGCTCGCCGCCGCAGGGGTCGACGCGCTGATGCTGTTCGGCAGCAACGGCGAGGGACCGGTGCTGCCGCTGGACGCGGCCGACGCGTTCGCGACCCGGGTGGTGGCCCGGTGGCGGGCGCTCGCCGGCTCCGACGGCAGGATCACGGCCGCGATCTCCGGCGTCGGCACCGACGATGCGATCGCGCGCGGCCGGGTGCTCGCGAACACAGGGGTGGACGCGGTGGTGGCGTGCCCGCCGTTGTTCTTCGCGCACCGGCCCGGCGAGCTCGTCGCGCACTACGACGCGCTGAAGGTGCTGCGAGTCCCGGTGATCGCCTACAACAACCCCCGCTACACCGGCAACCCGATCACCCCCGAGGTGCTGACCAGGCTGCTGGGGCTGGAGCACGTCGTCGGCGTCAAGGAGTCGTCCGGCGACCTCGCCACGCTGTCGCGGTTCGTGGACGTGGTCGCGGCGCGCGCGGACTTCGGCCTGAGCCAGGGCAACGAGCGCGCCATGGTCGATGGCCTGCTGGCCGGCGCCCACGGCGTCACACCGGGCATCGCCAACTTCGCGCCGTCCGTCGCCGTGGCGACCGTGGCGGCGGTGCGTCTGAGCCGGACCGATCATGCCGCCGACCTGCAGAGCCTCGCTGCCGAGCTCGCCGGGATCCATCGAATCCGCCCCGGCGTGCCGACCACCAAGGCGGTGCTCGACCTCCTCGGCCTGATCCCGCCGCATGCCGCCGCCCCGTTCCTGCCCTGCGACGACGCCGACCGTGCGGCGATCCGCGCCCACCTGTGGGAGCACCGCCGGCACCTGATCGACGGCGACCGGCTCGGCGGCGGCGCGCAGCCGATCGAGTCTGACGGAGCCCGGCCGTGA